The Petrocella atlantisensis genome has a window encoding:
- a CDS encoding flotillin family protein, producing MEILIGLVIFVILVFMTIMALLSRYKKCPSDRILVVYGKVGKGASGANKSAKCIHGGAAFIWPIIQSYEFLSLTPISISVDLKNALSKQNIRIDVPSRFTVGVSTESGIMQNAAERLLGLKQAEIEELAKDIIFGQLRLVVATMDIEEINTDRDKFLTAVSNNVESELKKIGLRLINVNVTDIKDESGYIEALGKEAAAKAINDAKKSVAEKNRDGSIGQAQAQQDERVQVATANSLAIQGENEAKVTVANSDALRREREAEALRRATASEKVQNAKALEEAYSAEEAAEKARAAREKATKEADILVEAEIDKARVEIAAEAMAEQTRRHAKGEADATFFKMDAQARGIQEILTKQANGYDKLVKAAGDPNSAIKLILADKIEDLVKTQVEAIKNIKIDKVTVWDSGAHAANGEKSSTAGFLSGLMKSIPPMQEMFDMAGMDLPSYLGTKQGDSPVDVDEPEVPKAPVNEE from the coding sequence ATGGAAATATTAATTGGTTTAGTAATTTTTGTCATACTGGTCTTCATGACGATAATGGCATTATTATCAAGGTACAAAAAGTGCCCGTCTGACAGAATACTGGTTGTGTATGGTAAAGTTGGTAAAGGTGCTTCAGGTGCCAACAAAAGTGCCAAATGTATTCATGGTGGTGCTGCATTTATTTGGCCGATCATTCAAAGCTATGAATTTTTAAGTTTGACACCCATATCTATTAGTGTCGATCTAAAAAATGCACTTAGTAAACAGAACATAAGAATTGATGTGCCATCTAGATTTACAGTTGGTGTTTCAACAGAATCAGGTATTATGCAAAACGCTGCTGAAAGACTTTTAGGCCTTAAGCAAGCAGAGATCGAAGAACTGGCAAAAGATATTATCTTTGGTCAGCTACGTTTGGTTGTTGCAACGATGGATATTGAAGAGATTAATACGGACAGAGATAAGTTCTTAACAGCTGTCTCAAACAATGTGGAATCCGAACTCAAAAAAATCGGTCTACGGTTGATTAACGTTAACGTTACAGACATTAAAGATGAATCCGGTTACATTGAAGCACTTGGTAAAGAAGCTGCTGCAAAAGCCATCAATGATGCCAAAAAATCCGTTGCCGAAAAAAATAGAGACGGATCTATCGGACAAGCTCAGGCTCAACAAGATGAACGTGTTCAGGTTGCCACTGCCAATTCATTAGCCATTCAAGGTGAAAATGAAGCTAAGGTTACTGTTGCTAATTCCGATGCCCTAAGAAGAGAACGTGAGGCTGAAGCACTAAGACGTGCAACTGCTTCTGAAAAAGTTCAGAATGCAAAAGCCCTTGAAGAAGCTTACTCTGCTGAGGAAGCTGCCGAAAAAGCTAGAGCTGCAAGAGAAAAAGCGACCAAAGAGGCCGATATACTTGTTGAAGCTGAGATTGACAAAGCACGCGTGGAGATTGCTGCTGAAGCCATGGCAGAACAAACCCGTCGTCATGCAAAAGGTGAGGCGGATGCAACCTTCTTCAAAATGGATGCACAAGCCCGCGGTATCCAAGAGATTCTTACCAAACAAGCCAATGGATATGACAAGCTTGTCAAAGCTGCCGGCGATCCAAACTCAGCCATCAAACTTATTCTTGCTGATAAGATTGAAGATCTTGTTAAAACGCAAGTGGAAGCCATTAAGAATATCAAAATTGACAAAGTTACTGTTTGGGACAGTGGTGCTCATGCGGCTAATGGTGAAAAATCATCAACTGCTGGTTTCCTCTCCGGACTTATGAAATCCATACCACCTATGCAAGAGATGTTTGATATGGCCGGCATGGACCTACCAAGCTACCTTGGAACCAAACAAGGTGATTCTCCAGTGGATGTGGATGAACCAGAAGTACCCAAGGCTCCAGTTAACGAAGAATAG
- a CDS encoding DUF3881 family protein: MLIEKGDNMILYIRALGFTEFDTKDKAEGMVAETIKDPTEKFVWESESGILNVEYYKSYGDDFGLMVRGSIEENKALNVHALLPYAQGRFLTNTHEVDVIKLNRQDVYHGFCEEIKSGTPISFFVQNLVEYKMAEKHDHIYVNGIHLVVYCTEGTVILPIEKDDTDLLLEKEEEMIREELLEQARKGDEEAMTILDEEATEATEILQERLQNEDILTVLEGFFVPVGDHDDIYSLLGDIEDIGVFHNNNTNEEIFRLKIRCMSISLDVFINSKDMIGYPTLGMRFKGSGWVHGKIEFDFDKKL, from the coding sequence TTGTTGATAGAAAAAGGTGATAATATGATTCTTTATATAAGAGCGCTTGGCTTTACTGAATTTGATACTAAGGATAAGGCGGAAGGTATGGTCGCTGAAACCATTAAAGATCCAACAGAAAAATTTGTTTGGGAGTCTGAATCCGGCATCCTAAATGTAGAATATTATAAAAGTTATGGCGATGATTTTGGCCTAATGGTGAGAGGCAGTATTGAAGAAAATAAGGCATTAAATGTGCATGCTTTGCTTCCCTATGCTCAAGGGAGATTTTTGACCAATACCCATGAAGTGGATGTTATAAAACTGAATCGACAAGATGTATACCATGGTTTTTGCGAAGAAATTAAGTCGGGAACACCGATATCCTTTTTTGTCCAAAACCTGGTTGAATATAAAATGGCTGAGAAACATGACCATATCTATGTGAATGGTATCCATCTGGTTGTATATTGTACTGAAGGCACAGTTATTCTACCTATAGAGAAAGACGATACAGATCTACTCCTTGAAAAAGAAGAAGAGATGATCCGTGAAGAACTCTTGGAACAAGCAAGAAAAGGCGATGAAGAAGCCATGACCATATTGGATGAGGAAGCCACAGAAGCCACAGAAATCTTACAAGAAAGGCTTCAAAACGAAGACATATTAACAGTACTTGAAGGCTTTTTTGTTCCAGTCGGTGATCATGATGACATATATTCGTTGCTAGGCGATATTGAGGATATTGGTGTTTTTCATAATAATAATACCAATGAGGAAATTTTTAGATTAAAAATTCGTTGCATGTCTATTTCGTTAGACGTCTTTATTAACAGTAAAGATATGATTGGTTATCCTACACTTGGGATGCGTTTTAAAGGTTCGGGATGGGTTCATGGTAAGATTGAATTTGATTTTGATAAGAAGCTATAG
- a CDS encoding TatD family hydrolase, with protein sequence MIFESHAHYDDKSFSEDREAILKKVKETGVGIIINTASSMKSSRQSLELAKMHSSIYTSIGVHPHDVQTMKEHDLELLLAMSVYEKVVAIGEIGLDYHYDTVPHEVQKLWFRHQIKLAVDLDLPMIIHSREASKDTYDVLFENKGHKVGGVIHCFSGSVETALRYVKLGYYIGIGGVITFKNAKKLVEVVREVPIENLLVETDAPYLAPMPFRGQRNDSSMLPYIIEEIAKIKGLTTEEVTQATWDNGIKLFRLQAISSQT encoded by the coding sequence ATGATATTTGAAAGTCATGCCCATTATGATGATAAAAGCTTTTCGGAGGATCGGGAAGCTATATTAAAAAAAGTAAAAGAAACAGGTGTAGGTATCATCATCAACACTGCTTCGAGTATGAAGAGTTCAAGGCAATCCCTTGAACTTGCCAAAATGCATTCGAGCATCTACACGTCAATAGGTGTACATCCTCATGATGTACAAACCATGAAAGAACATGATCTCGAGTTGCTTCTGGCTATGTCTGTATATGAGAAGGTTGTAGCCATCGGTGAGATTGGTTTAGACTATCATTATGATACAGTACCCCATGAGGTGCAGAAGTTGTGGTTTAGACATCAAATCAAGTTGGCTGTAGATCTTGATTTGCCTATGATTATTCATAGCCGCGAGGCTTCTAAAGACACCTATGATGTATTATTTGAAAATAAAGGTCATAAGGTAGGCGGGGTCATCCATTGTTTCAGTGGTAGTGTAGAAACAGCACTTCGTTATGTGAAGCTGGGTTATTATATAGGTATTGGTGGTGTTATTACTTTTAAGAATGCTAAGAAATTAGTCGAGGTAGTACGTGAGGTTCCGATTGAAAACCTATTGGTAGAAACGGATGCACCTTATCTTGCTCCCATGCCTTTTAGGGGGCAAAGAAATGATTCCAGCATGCTACCTTATATCATAGAAGAGATTGCAAAAATCAAAGGACTTACCACAGAAGAAGTCACTCAAGCGACTTGGGATAATGGTATTAAGCTGTTTAGACTTCAAGCAATAAGTTCACAAACCTAA
- a CDS encoding tetratricopeptide repeat protein yields MKDMTLGQKIREIRLHLQMTQKELAGDFITRNMLSQIENDQATPSMKTMEYLAKQLGKSVGYFMDENHKDLSLSNIIVELMALNEAKDYVASVKLIEQQSIHNPIVMRSKMMMDLYMNSYMYLGNQYMTEGDNEKAKAAYEKILKYENELLLESDIYLYKVYAQLAEVCGYLLDIELAKTYHKKSKDLVNKILASREVQTMYLKLIEADYDGIIEDSSKVDVIDYDNYSLARYNRVLGSAFLNKGEYEKAIVYLEKAIEIYSDETCYTIVSMIYEELSKCYFELGDYKKAYDFLQKAQSKKIAH; encoded by the coding sequence ATGAAGGACATGACACTAGGACAGAAAATCCGTGAAATCAGACTACATTTACAAATGACACAAAAGGAGCTTGCCGGTGATTTTATTACCCGAAATATGCTGAGTCAGATAGAGAACGATCAAGCCACGCCATCCATGAAGACAATGGAGTATTTGGCCAAACAATTGGGAAAATCAGTGGGTTATTTTATGGATGAGAATCACAAAGACTTAAGCTTGTCTAATATTATTGTAGAACTTATGGCTTTAAATGAAGCCAAGGACTATGTAGCCAGTGTGAAACTTATTGAACAACAATCGATCCACAATCCTATTGTAATGCGCAGCAAAATGATGATGGATTTATATATGAACAGTTATATGTATTTGGGGAATCAATATATGACTGAAGGGGATAATGAAAAAGCCAAAGCAGCTTATGAAAAGATATTGAAATATGAGAATGAATTGCTCTTGGAATCAGATATATACCTATATAAAGTATATGCACAATTGGCTGAAGTCTGTGGCTACCTCCTGGATATTGAACTTGCCAAAACGTATCATAAAAAAAGCAAAGATTTGGTTAATAAGATTCTCGCAAGCCGAGAAGTACAAACGATGTACCTTAAGCTTATAGAAGCGGACTATGATGGCATCATTGAAGACAGTAGTAAAGTAGATGTTATTGACTATGACAACTATAGTTTGGCCAGATACAATCGGGTGCTTGGTTCTGCCTTTTTGAACAAAGGAGAATATGAAAAAGCCATTGTTTATCTTGAAAAAGCGATTGAGATTTACAGTGATGAGACCTGCTATACGATTGTATCCATGATCTATGAAGAATTAAGTAAGTGCTATTTTGAACTTGGAGACTATAAGAAAGCGTATGATTTTCTACAAAAAGCCCAGTCCAAGAAGATTGCCCATTGA
- a CDS encoding MarR family winged helix-turn-helix transcriptional regulator codes for MIIKVKLVSALNEAYDALNDLLVKLFNNILTYEEKALITDDFKDISLNDMHVIEMIGLSQKKNMSSIAKSLEVTVGTLTIAINNLVKKGYVKRMRSAKDRRVVLVSLTEKGMHAYKHHEVFHDEMIKAIMKRLEGEQLDVLVKALNSVQEFFSANKES; via the coding sequence TTGATTATCAAAGTAAAGTTGGTGAGCGCATTGAATGAAGCCTATGATGCACTAAATGATCTATTGGTTAAGCTGTTTAATAATATACTTACATATGAAGAAAAAGCCTTAATAACAGATGATTTTAAGGATATATCCTTAAATGATATGCATGTTATCGAAATGATTGGTCTGAGTCAGAAAAAAAATATGTCTTCAATAGCCAAATCACTGGAAGTTACAGTTGGTACACTGACCATTGCAATCAACAATCTTGTGAAAAAAGGTTATGTCAAGAGGATGCGTTCGGCGAAAGATCGACGCGTAGTTTTGGTGTCTTTGACAGAAAAAGGTATGCATGCATACAAGCATCATGAAGTTTTTCATGATGAGATGATTAAGGCCATCATGAAACGTCTTGAAGGTGAACAACTGGATGTTCTGGTCAAGGCACTAAATAGTGTGCAAGAATTTTTCAGTGCAAATAAAGAGTCTTAA
- a CDS encoding HAD-IIA family hydrolase: MNTLKEKTVYLLDMDGTIFLGEELIEGSKEFLARIKSEGKRYIFLTNNSSKNKSAYVDKLTRLGLHIAEEEVFTSGEATTIYLKKYKEGAKVFLLGTKSLEEEFEKAGFTLVKERNQEVDYVVLGFDTTLTYEKLWIACEYISEGATYIATHPDFNCPLPNNKYMPDAGAMAALIEASTGKRPKVMGKPNKEVVESIALKYGLNKADMIMVGDRLYTDIKTGINAGITTVLVYSGETKKADYQNSETRASYSFDSVKDMIGLL, translated from the coding sequence TTGAACACATTAAAAGAAAAAACAGTCTATTTACTGGATATGGATGGCACGATCTTTCTAGGTGAAGAGTTGATTGAAGGTTCGAAAGAGTTTTTGGCGAGGATTAAAAGTGAGGGAAAAAGATATATCTTCCTTACAAACAATTCTTCGAAAAATAAAAGTGCCTATGTAGATAAGTTGACTCGTTTAGGCCTTCACATAGCAGAAGAAGAGGTTTTCACATCTGGAGAAGCAACAACTATATATCTTAAGAAATATAAAGAGGGTGCAAAAGTTTTTTTACTAGGTACAAAATCATTGGAAGAAGAATTTGAAAAAGCCGGATTCACTTTGGTGAAAGAAAGAAATCAAGAAGTGGATTATGTTGTTCTTGGATTTGACACGACATTAACCTATGAAAAGCTCTGGATTGCCTGTGAATACATATCAGAAGGTGCTACATACATTGCCACTCATCCGGACTTTAATTGTCCTCTGCCTAATAATAAATATATGCCGGATGCCGGTGCAATGGCTGCTTTGATTGAAGCCTCTACGGGTAAGCGACCGAAGGTCATGGGAAAGCCCAATAAGGAAGTTGTGGAAAGTATTGCATTAAAATATGGTCTGAATAAAGCGGATATGATTATGGTTGGTGATCGTCTTTATACAGATATCAAAACAGGCATCAATGCAGGGATTACAACGGTGTTGGTATATTCAGGAGAAACAAAAAAAGCGGACTACCAAAACAGTGAAACAAGAGCAAGTTACTCCTTTGATTCTGTTAAAGATATGATTGGTTTGCTATAA
- a CDS encoding TRAP transporter small permease, whose protein sequence is MNKHLRHIGVHFELYLGSIFLSITSVLVIMNVITRYFIQVTFTWTEEVAVGCFVWTIFLGLANAYKTKGLIGVEVLTNLVPEKGKPAVVFITSLVITVLSSTMFYYSILYFQGSTKVTAALEVSYKYIYASIIMSFGLISIYSIYFLVQSFRKMFINHDINLDIEDDLDEHLLEEQLEQLTDHKEGN, encoded by the coding sequence ATGAATAAACATTTAAGGCATATTGGTGTACATTTTGAGCTATATCTAGGATCTATATTCTTATCGATCACATCGGTTCTTGTTATCATGAACGTTATTACAAGGTATTTCATACAGGTTACCTTTACATGGACAGAAGAAGTTGCAGTTGGATGCTTTGTATGGACAATTTTCTTGGGATTAGCCAATGCATATAAAACCAAAGGGCTAATAGGTGTGGAAGTTCTTACGAATTTGGTACCCGAAAAAGGAAAACCGGCTGTTGTATTTATAACATCTCTTGTTATTACGGTTTTATCAAGTACCATGTTCTATTACAGTATTCTATATTTTCAAGGCTCCACAAAGGTTACAGCAGCTCTTGAGGTATCATATAAATATATTTATGCCTCGATTATTATGTCTTTTGGTTTGATTTCGATTTACTCCATTTATTTCTTAGTACAAAGTTTTAGAAAGATGTTTATCAACCATGACATTAATCTAGATATTGAAGATGACTTAGATGAGCATCTACTTGAAGAACAATTAGAGCAGCTCACTGATCATAAGGAGGGCAATTAA
- a CDS encoding TRAP transporter large permease, with the protein MEALLPIAVLFILFFLNIPIAFALMGASLFYFVFINSSMPIQMVVQQFVTAVESFPYLAVPFFIMVGSVMNHSGISKALMDFADVLVGHTKGGLAQVNVLLSALMGGISGSANADAAMQSKILVPEMERKGFSKPFSAAITAASSAISPVIPPGTNLILYALIANVSVGDMFLAAYMPGILMAVALMIAVHIISVRRNYQPSREKMCSPLTIFKQFIKSIWALFIPFAIIMGMRFGVFTPTEAGGIAVVFAAIVGFFVYKKLKLEHIPLILMDTVKSTGAVMAIIASAKVFGYYLTLERIPQMITEFLVNMTDSPFVLLIVINVLLLFIGMFIEGGAALVILAPLLVPAVKMFGVDPIHFGMIFIVNIMIGGLTPPFGSMMFTVCSIVNVKLEDFIKEVWPFIAALLIVLLLVTYSESAALFTLNLFS; encoded by the coding sequence ATGGAAGCTTTATTACCAATAGCCGTACTCTTTATCTTGTTTTTTCTTAATATTCCAATAGCCTTTGCCCTTATGGGTGCATCTCTTTTCTATTTTGTATTTATCAATTCATCTATGCCTATACAAATGGTGGTCCAACAATTTGTAACCGCTGTCGAATCCTTTCCATATTTAGCGGTACCCTTTTTCATTATGGTCGGATCTGTTATGAACCATTCCGGCATTAGTAAGGCCTTGATGGACTTTGCCGATGTCTTGGTTGGTCACACAAAAGGTGGCTTGGCTCAAGTTAATGTCTTACTTAGTGCATTAATGGGTGGAATATCTGGTTCTGCGAATGCAGATGCGGCTATGCAATCCAAGATACTTGTCCCAGAAATGGAGAGAAAAGGGTTCTCAAAGCCTTTCTCAGCAGCCATAACAGCAGCATCCTCAGCAATTAGCCCTGTTATACCGCCAGGGACCAACTTAATATTATATGCTTTAATTGCTAACGTTTCAGTAGGTGATATGTTCTTAGCGGCCTATATGCCGGGGATTTTGATGGCAGTAGCACTGATGATAGCTGTACATATTATCTCGGTCAGAAGAAATTATCAGCCCAGTCGTGAGAAAATGTGTTCACCGTTGACAATATTTAAACAGTTTATCAAATCCATATGGGCACTTTTTATTCCTTTTGCCATTATTATGGGGATGCGTTTTGGTGTCTTTACACCTACAGAAGCAGGAGGTATTGCGGTTGTATTTGCTGCAATCGTTGGATTCTTTGTTTATAAAAAGTTAAAACTTGAGCACATTCCATTGATTCTAATGGATACTGTAAAAAGTACCGGTGCCGTAATGGCCATTATTGCCAGTGCAAAAGTTTTTGGTTATTATTTAACGTTAGAAAGAATCCCACAAATGATAACGGAATTCCTAGTCAATATGACCGATAGTCCTTTTGTCTTACTAATTGTTATCAATGTTTTATTACTCTTCATTGGTATGTTCATTGAAGGTGGAGCAGCGCTCGTTATCCTAGCACCCTTACTTGTACCTGCCGTTAAGATGTTCGGCGTTGATCCGATACACTTTGGAATGATTTTTATCGTAAACATTATGATTGGTGGTTTAACACCGCCTTTTGGATCCATGATGTTTACCGTGTGTTCCATCGTCAATGTAAAACTAGAAGACTTTATAAAAGAAGTATGGCCATTTATTGCAGCCCTTCTTATTGTCCTACTATTAGTAACCTACTCAGAAAGTGCTGCACTATTTACATTAAATCTATTTAGTTAA
- the metG gene encoding methionine--tRNA ligase: MSQKTYYITTAIAYTSKTPHIGNTYEAVLTDAIARFKRLEGYDVFFMTGTDEHGQKIQLQAQEEGITPQAHVDKIAGEVRHIWDFMNTSYDKFIRTTDEEHEKTVQKIFKRLYDQGDIYKGSYEGWYCTPCESFFTESQLEENVCPDCGRPVERTSEEAYFLKLSKYEKRLMDHIESHPEFIQPESRKNEMVNNFLKSGLQDLCVSRTSFDWGVPVTFDEGHVIYVWIDALSNYITGLNYNPEGESGLLFNKYWPADVHIIGKDILRFHTIYWPIMLMALNVPLPKQVFGHPWLMVGQDKMSKSLGNVVYAEELVKHFGVDAVRYFVLHEMPFAQDGTLTYELLIARTNSDLANILGNLVNRTVAMVTKYFDGVIQPPSKAEAIDHELTDLALKTPGKVAEKMDQLKVAEAMDAIWTLLRRSNKYIDETCPWILAKDEAQKERLGTVLYNLLESIRISAVLLSAFMPETASKILDQINASNKDWDSIQTFVGTVVGEHVGVAEVLFARIDEKQKLIEINPALAEELDDKPKKQKQQKKKEKPPVVVEEIGIDDFAKVVMKIGEVIACEKHPDANKLLVSQIKIGEEVRQIVSGIANAYEPAQMIGKKLIVVTNLKPVNLRGVLSEGMILAASDQEGNLKLGTVDGDIASGSEVR, encoded by the coding sequence ATGAGCCAGAAAACATACTATATCACAACGGCTATAGCATATACGTCCAAAACACCCCATATAGGCAATACATATGAGGCGGTTCTAACAGATGCCATTGCCAGATTTAAAAGGCTAGAAGGCTATGATGTCTTCTTTATGACCGGTACCGATGAGCATGGTCAGAAAATACAACTGCAAGCACAAGAAGAAGGTATAACACCCCAGGCCCATGTGGATAAAATCGCAGGAGAAGTTAGACATATATGGGATTTTATGAACACGAGTTATGATAAGTTCATACGAACAACAGATGAAGAACATGAGAAAACCGTTCAGAAGATCTTCAAAAGACTTTATGACCAAGGGGATATCTACAAAGGCAGTTACGAAGGCTGGTATTGTACACCTTGTGAATCCTTCTTCACGGAGTCACAACTTGAAGAAAATGTCTGTCCGGACTGTGGCAGACCGGTAGAAAGAACCAGTGAAGAAGCTTATTTTCTAAAACTTAGCAAATATGAAAAACGATTGATGGATCATATTGAGAGCCATCCTGAATTTATACAGCCTGAATCCCGTAAAAATGAAATGGTTAATAATTTCTTAAAAAGCGGTCTTCAGGACCTTTGTGTTTCAAGAACATCTTTTGATTGGGGCGTTCCTGTGACTTTCGATGAAGGCCATGTCATTTATGTTTGGATTGATGCACTTAGCAATTATATCACAGGACTAAACTATAATCCTGAAGGCGAAAGTGGTTTATTATTCAATAAATACTGGCCGGCGGATGTGCACATCATCGGAAAAGACATACTTAGATTCCATACAATCTATTGGCCGATCATGTTGATGGCCCTTAATGTACCACTACCTAAGCAAGTTTTTGGACACCCTTGGCTAATGGTGGGTCAAGATAAAATGTCCAAATCCTTAGGTAATGTTGTCTACGCTGAAGAACTTGTTAAGCATTTTGGTGTGGATGCGGTGCGTTATTTTGTGTTGCATGAAATGCCATTTGCTCAAGATGGTACACTAACTTATGAGCTTCTCATTGCCAGAACGAATTCGGATCTTGCTAATATTTTAGGGAATCTGGTCAATAGAACCGTCGCTATGGTAACGAAATACTTTGATGGTGTTATTCAACCGCCTTCAAAAGCAGAAGCTATCGACCATGAACTCACGGATCTGGCTCTAAAAACACCTGGTAAAGTGGCGGAGAAGATGGATCAGCTAAAAGTCGCTGAAGCCATGGATGCCATCTGGACCTTGCTTAGAAGAAGCAATAAATACATCGATGAAACCTGTCCTTGGATTCTCGCAAAAGATGAAGCACAAAAAGAGCGTCTTGGTACGGTTCTTTATAACCTACTTGAAAGCATTCGAATCTCAGCAGTTTTATTGTCTGCTTTCATGCCCGAAACGGCATCGAAAATATTAGATCAGATTAACGCATCCAATAAAGATTGGGATTCTATTCAGACATTTGTAGGAACAGTGGTGGGTGAACATGTAGGTGTTGCGGAAGTTTTGTTTGCCAGAATTGATGAAAAACAAAAACTTATAGAAATCAATCCTGCTCTAGCAGAAGAACTAGATGATAAGCCTAAGAAACAAAAACAACAGAAGAAAAAAGAGAAGCCACCAGTTGTAGTAGAAGAAATCGGTATTGATGATTTTGCAAAAGTGGTTATGAAGATTGGTGAAGTCATTGCATGTGAGAAGCATCCGGATGCCAATAAGTTATTGGTCTCACAGATAAAAATCGGTGAAGAAGTCAGACAGATTGTATCCGGAATAGCAAATGCTTATGAACCGGCACAAATGATTGGGAAGAAGCTGATTGTCGTGACAAACCTTAAGCCCGTTAATTTAAGAGGCGTTTTATCAGAAGGCATGATACTTGCAGCAAGTGATCAAGAAGGAAACCTTAAGCTTGGTACTGTTGATGGTGATATAGCCTCCGGTAGCGAAGTGAGGTAG
- a CDS encoding M3 family oligoendopeptidase encodes MNFNDYEYKRIDLDEVNIAMEKQFAIMEEATSIEALDLAIKEIYRIRNEVETMSTLASIRFSINMKDEFYKAENEYQNNASPIMEGIVHKFYQKLVHSPMQEEIKAHYGEHLMNLATLAVKTFSDTIIEDLQEENRLITSYSMLVGNAKIEFRGKDYNLSTMTPFISDYDRATRIEAQKAVTRFFEDHEAEFDDIYDKLVKLRHKIAVKLGYENYIQFGYDKLQRTDYGPDDVKKFREQVYEYITPLRLELKKKQAKRIGLDHLYYYDAPLYFNTGNPKPAGDEAYMVEEAGKMYRELSPQTHDFFKYMMGNNLMDLASRDGKRPGGYCTYMSDYQAPYIFANFNGTDHDVVVLTHEAGHAFQVYQSRGYEVSEYQFPTLEACEIHSMSMEYLTYPWMERFFGEDYEKFIYDHSSKPIEFIPYGVAVDEFQHWVYEYPQATPEQRKQKWLEIDNKYRPEIDYDDNDFLRRGGYWFRQGHIFRVPFYYIDYTLALICAVQFHVKSTQDSKKAWEDYLNLCNQGGSKSFLRLLESAELDNPFHEGTVQKVIDKVWALLNQIDDTNL; translated from the coding sequence ATGAATTTTAATGATTATGAATATAAGAGAATAGATCTTGATGAAGTTAATATAGCGATGGAAAAGCAATTTGCTATCATGGAAGAGGCTACTTCTATAGAGGCACTGGATTTGGCCATAAAAGAAATTTATAGGATACGTAATGAAGTTGAGACCATGAGTACTTTAGCCAGTATTCGATTCTCCATTAACATGAAAGATGAATTCTATAAAGCAGAAAATGAATATCAAAACAACGCAAGCCCAATTATGGAAGGCATCGTTCATAAATTTTATCAAAAGCTGGTTCACTCACCTATGCAAGAGGAAATCAAAGCCCATTATGGCGAACATCTGATGAATCTGGCTACTTTAGCGGTTAAGACTTTTTCAGATACTATTATTGAAGACTTACAAGAAGAAAACCGATTAATTACAAGTTACAGCATGCTTGTAGGTAATGCTAAGATTGAATTTAGAGGCAAAGATTACAATCTGTCCACCATGACGCCTTTTATCAGTGATTATGATAGAGCTACCCGTATCGAAGCGCAAAAAGCAGTTACTCGCTTTTTTGAAGATCACGAAGCAGAGTTTGATGATATTTACGATAAGTTGGTAAAGCTAAGACACAAAATAGCGGTTAAGCTCGGCTATGAGAATTATATCCAGTTTGGTTACGATAAACTTCAGCGTACGGACTATGGACCGGATGATGTGAAAAAATTTCGTGAGCAGGTTTATGAGTATATTACACCACTAAGACTTGAGCTTAAGAAAAAGCAAGCCAAACGTATTGGCCTAGATCACCTCTATTACTATGACGCGCCACTGTATTTTAACACAGGCAACCCTAAACCGGCAGGCGATGAAGCCTACATGGTAGAAGAAGCAGGAAAAATGTACCGTGAATTATCACCTCAGACCCATGATTTCTTTAAGTATATGATGGGAAATAACCTTATGGATTTGGCCAGTCGTGACGGAAAAAGACCAGGCGGCTATTGTACATATATGTCGGATTATCAAGCACCCTATATATTTGCTAATTTTAATGGTACAGATCATGATGTGGTGGTCTTGACCCACGAAGCCGGTCATGCTTTTCAAGTGTACCAAAGTCGAGGCTACGAAGTCAGTGAGTATCAATTCCCTACGTTAGAGGCATGCGAGATTCACTCTATGAGTATGGAGTACTTAACTTATCCATGGATGGAGCGCTTTTTTGGAGAGGATTATGAGAAATTTATCTACGATCATTCAAGTAAACCTATAGAATTTATACCTTATGGTGTTGCCGTTGATGAGTTTCAACACTGGGTCTATGAATATCCGCAAGCAACACCGGAACAAAGAAAGCAAAAATGGTTAGAGATTGATAACAAATACAGACCCGAGATCGACTATGATGACAATGACTTTCTAAGGCGTGGTGGTTACTGGTTTAGACAAGGGCACATCTTTAGAGTACCCTTCTACTATATAGACTATACTTTGGCTTTGATTTGTGCCGTACAGTTTCATGTAAAATCAACCCAAGACTCAAAAAAAGCATGGGAGGATTACCTGAATCTATGTAATCAAGGCGGTAGCAAGTCTTTCTTAAGATTACTTGAGTCTGCAGAACTGGATAATCCCTTTCATGAAGGCACTGTCCAAAAAGTAATCGATAAAGTATGGGCACTACTAAATCAGATAGACGATACAAATTTATAA